In the Fibrobacterota bacterium genome, CTCCAGGGCTATCGCCAGGGCGGCGCCGGCCAGCAGGCCGACGAAGACGAAGAAAGTGACGATCTTGCGCTTCATGGGGGCGGTCTTGAATATGGGTACCTCGGGCGCATCGAGGACATCCACCGCGGGCATGTCCTTGTGCTCGTCGAGCTTGGCCATCTCGTATTCCTTGCGCAAGGTGAGGAATAGCTCCTCGTTGATGTGCATATCGCGCTGGTAGCGGGCCTGCTGCAGGAAGATATCGGGCGAATTGGTGGACAATAGGTTGCGTTCCTTGAAGGTGCGGAGGTGATCCTCGCTCTCCTTGAGGCTCTCCCCGGCCTCGTTCACGCGGTTCTCCAGGAACTCCCGGTAGCTGGATTTCTTGGACGAGACCAGCCTGCGGTAATAGGCATTAAGGTCGGCGATGAGGGTATCGGCCAGGTCCTTACAGAGTTGCGGTTCCGGGGTCGTGACCTCGATGTAGAGCACGCCGGAATGCTTGTCGGTGGAGAAATCGATCTTCTTCTTGAGCGACTCGATCAGGTAGTAATCCTTCAGCGCCTGGGTTTCGCCCTTGATGCGGTAGATCTCCATCAGATTGGCCGGGCGCCCCAGGCGGGCGGAATAGTAAGGCTTGGCGGCGATCACCTTAAGGAAGGTATTCGTCTTCACGATGTCGGCCAGGATATCGATGGGATCCTTGGCCTGGGCCCCGCCCAATCCCAGCTTCTCGCCCAGGTTGAGGAGGTTGCCGATGCCCTGGGGGGCGGCCTGCTTGGCCGGATACAGGGTGGCGGTAGTGGTATAGCTCACGGGCAGGAAGAGGGAGGCCACCCCCGAGATGACGCCCGCCGCCGCCGCGATCCCGAGGATGAGGAGCTTACGCCGGTAGAGGATGCGGAGGTAGGGGAGCAAGCCTTCTTCATTCATGGGAGCCATTCAATATACCATTTCACGGGGGATTCCCCGGCGGGCGCGAGCACGGCGACCTGCGCCGGGGCTTTCTCGCCGTAGGCGGGCGAAGTCTCGGACGCGGCGAGCGACCACGGTCCCGGGTCCGCGCGCACCGCGATGCGGACGCCGCCGCTTTCCGCGTCCACTCCGCTCCCGTCGGCGCGCAGCGTAAGGCTTACTCCCGGACGGAAATGGAAACGGACTTCACGGCCGGGCAGAGCGCAGACGTCCGTCCCATCGAGCCGGCCTTCACCGAGGCTAAGGGTCCGCTCATGGGGCGTACCGAACCCCGCGTGCCGGCCCGCGACGCGATCGGGCTCGAGGAAGAGAAGCGCAGCGCGGCTGCGGTTAATCAGCATGAACAATCCCGGTCGCGTATTCTCCCACGGATCCTGCTCGCGACCGGCCACCGCCAGGGTACTATGCCAGGCGGTCGAGCGGAAGCGGTTGCGAGCGTCCCAATCGGCGGTGTACAGGTAGCTGCCGCGGTCTTCCAGGAACACCCTTCCGCCCACCGCCAACTCGAAGGAGAGCTGGTCGTTGTGGGCGTGACCTCCCGAGCCTAGCTGTCCGATCGGGCCGCAGCGGAAGCACAGCCAGGCGGGACCCCGGCGCAGGACGTACAACCCGAAATCGGGATAGGCCCGGGGAGAAAGGGCGGTAGCATTCGATCCCGTAAGCGGATGGCCGCGGTAGGAAGGAAAGCGTCGCCCGCCCAAAATGCCGCCCACCAAGGCGGTCTCGCTCGCCGCCCGGCCGGCGTAGGCGGCGAAATCGGCGCGGCCGAAGAATCCGTCGATGGCCGCCACCAGATGGCGGTGATCGAGGAAATCCTCGCTCCCCCCCGCCGGATCAGGCTGCGGGTACAATTTCAGGAACCGGCCCGAATCGTTGTCGCCGATTTGCGGGACGCGGCCGTCGGGCCGGGTGATATCGAGGGTGAATTCGGCGGCCCGCTCCAGACGCTCGAAGTACCAGGGCGGGAAGGGTTGCCGCGAGGAACCGGCCCAGGGGTAACCGGGAAGTTCCCTGTAGGCGAAGAATCCGGGATGATGCCTGCGATGGGCGGCGGGAGCGGCCAGCGCGGCCTCGCGGCGCCCATCGGGGAGGGCCAAGAAGGCGGCGGTGGCGTAGGCCAGCATTTCCGCCGAAAGGCGATGATAGCACGTCGAGGCCTCGAAGTTGGCCCCGTCGGGCAGGAACTGGATGCGGGCCTCGGCGATCAGCTCGCGCACCGCGAAGCCGAGCCAGGCATCGCTCTCGATGGCCGGCGGGAGATGGCAGGCCGCCACGCACAGACCCGCGATATCGGCCAGGTAATGGTTGCCGCGCAGGCCCGGGCCCCACTCCAGGTTGCGCACGATGTGCCGCGCATGCTCGTACGTCCCGCGGGCGAAGGCGTCTTCGAAAAGGGAATCGAACACCGCTCCTTGGGCGCGGAACAGCTCCCAGGCGAAAAGCCAATTGGCGATGCGGATGCCCACGTCCATGGTGCAGCCCCAGGCGGCGCCGAATCCGGGAGGGCAGGCGGATAGGAAATCCAGGATCTGGTCGCGGAATTCCCGCGCATAGTCCTCCGAGGCGGAAAAGCCTTCCTTTCCCGCGCGCGCCTCGCCGCTGGCCCAGGCCAGCGCGGCCAGATGCTGCATGCGCGACAATTCCCACGGTACCTTGATGTCGGCCCCGGGGGTGGATCCATAATTGAGATCGGCATGCCAACCATCGGCCGGCCAGCGATGGCCCGACTTGAAATCGGCATGCCAATCGATGGGCCGGTATCCCGTGGAAATCAAGGCGCGCAGGCGGGCGGACTCGGCGCGGTTGGGCGGGGATACCTGGACCCCGGGCGGCGGAGGGCCTACCACCACGGGCCCCGAACCGAGCAGGTCGAAGCGGTGCGCCGCAGCCGCAGCGGCCAGGCGGAGGACGGCTTCGGTATCGGGCCGCGCATCGGCGGGCACGGGGCCGCGTAGCAAGGGCTGCAATCCCGCCGACAGCCAGGCGGGCGGGACGGTCGCATAGGCCGGAGCGAGTCGGGCGCGGGTCCGGCGCCAAGCGGCGGTCAGGCGCTCTTCCGCCTTGTCGCGGGCGCGTCGAACCGCTTGGCGCGGGCCCAGCTCGCGCAGCTTACGCCAATACCGGCCGGGTTTCAGGCGCATACTCCCGCAACGGTCCGCCGCGCGGAGGCCTTACCGATGCTTCGCGGAAGGCAGCGCATCATCCGCGCAGCTCCTTGAGCCTGTCTACGATCTTACGGGTATGCTCCGCCCAGGTGTAGCGCGCCACCACCTCTTCGCGCGCGGCCGCTCCCAGGCGAACGCGCAGTTCCGCGTCATCGGCCAAGGCCGCCACGCCCGCGGCCAAGGAATCGGGATCGCCCGGGCGCGTCATCCAGGCGGTCCGGCCATGCGAGAGGATCTCGCCGATCTGATCGAGATCGGAAGCCACGATGCCGCGGCCCATGGCCATGTATTCGAAGAGCTTGGTCGGGGAGCCGAAGAACGGGGTCCCGTCGGGATTGGGCACATGCGGGGAGACGAGGATATCGCAGGCCGCCAGGTGCGCGGGGCCTTCCTTCTGGGGTACCATGCCGGCGATCACCGCGGCATCGCCGGCGCCGTGGCGCGCCAACGCCTCGCGCACCGCCGGCATGCGCGACCCGTCGCCGATCAGAAGCAGGCGCAGCCGGTCGCGCAAGTCGGGCCGCGCCGTCAATAGGCGCCCGAACGCCTCGGCCAGCACGTCGGCGCCATGCCAGTCGCCGAAGGTGCCGATGAAGCCGGCGACGAGCTTGCCCTCCAGGCCGTGGCGGGCGCGCACCACGCTTCCGTCCACCCCGGGCGCATACGCGTCCTGGTTTACGCCGTTCGGATTGACCATGATCTTGTCCGGCGGAACGCCTTGCGCGACCAGGGTATCCTTGAGGGGCCGGCTCACCACCACCACCAAATCGGCGGCTGCCAGATTCAGCTTTTCGATCCGGTCGGAAAGCGATTCGTAGGCCAAGGGTTTCCCCCAATGGCGGCTGACCCACACTTCCGAGCCGTTGAATTCGAGGACCAGGGGGACGCGCAATCGCCGCTTCAAACAGATGCCCGTGAAATTGTTCAGGCTGTAACGCTGATAGATGAAAGCGGCGGCCGTGATGCGTGGCTCTGAGGCGAGCCGATCCATCAGGAGGTAGTTGAAGGCAAGCGAGGGAATCTCCCGGAAATCCTGGTAGCGATGATCCGGGCGGATCAGGATCTGCTCCAGATCGGCGCGCACGCCCGGGATTGCGTCGGAGGTCAGGAAAAGCGGTTTCGGGAAAAAACCGTCCAGGTTGTTCAGTACGCCGCAGATGTGGCCAACGGAGCCTCCTGAGACAATCCCGTCGGATAGATCGGTACGGAGGTAGAGTGGCCGTAAAGAGGCGTTCAGAGGGAAACAGATCTGGGTTTCCGATTCCATCGCCTCCACTTCCGAGCGGATGCGGCGGAGCAGGCCGGGCCGTGCCGCCGCGTCCCGCAGGAACCCCGCCGCGAATCGCGTTATCAGCGGAAGGGTAACTTCGCGACGACGGCCTTTCGGGTCGGAGAACCACGCGCGGCGGCGGGCAAGGGCCCGCAGGAGCAAGGCCGTAGAAAATGGCTTGGGCAGATAATCCGAACTGTACGTGTAAAGCTCGGCTTCTTTATGTCGCAGGAGCCGGAGGAGGATCCGGCCGGATCGGAGTTCCGAACGCAAGGTCTCGAACGGGACGATTTCCGCGTCCTCTGCATCCCTAGGCGAAAGCCCTTTGGCGACGATCAGCTTCTCGGAGTGACGGATCAGATTCGCCTCCTCAGTGCTTCCAGGCGCGAATGCCGATGAACCAACCCCAGGTATCAGGGAAGAACCGGCTCAGAACCTGGGGTAATTTTTCCGTGTCATATACCGTCAGGTAGGGAAGGGACTGGAAATCTTCGAATGACGAAAACATCTTCACGATTTCGGCCTCGGTATAGGCCTTGGTGCCCAAGCTTTCCATATGGTTCCAAAGCACGTCCCGAAACGATCGCCACGGGCGGCCGCGCAGCAACGCATGCTTGATCCAACTGCGCAACGTGACAAGGGATCGCCGACGGTACAGCATGCCTACGAACATGCCTTTGGGCTTGAGAACGCGTCGGATCTCGGCTATGATGCGCTCGGGCTTTTCGGAATGGTGGATCACTCCCCAAGAATAAACGAGATCGAAGGAGGCGTCGGGGAAAGGCAAGGATTCCGCATCGATGCGGCGCAGGTCCGATTCGAAGCCGTAATGGCCCAAATGGGCTCGCGCATTGGCGATGGCGGCGTCGGTCAGATCGACCCCATGGCAGATCGCGCCCGCGCGCGCCCACTGCAGGTGATCCGTGCCCGCGCCCACGCCGATTTCCAATATCTTCTTGCCATGATGGCGCGTGAACTGGGCGACGGCGTGGATGCACGGTTCCACCGAGTAACGGTGGTTTTCCACGCGCTGGAACCATTCCAGGGATTTTTCCGGGGCATCGCCCACGATTTCCTCCCAAGTGCCGCAGGAACGGTTTTCCCAATGCTTGCGAACTTCGGAATTCAGGTCGGATACCGGCTTTGAGTCCATGCGATTCTCCGGGCGTTCAAACGCCTTCGATGAAGTGTCGGTGCCATAAAGCGAAGTTGTATAGGTACCAAAGCGGATAGCCTTCGGAACGCGCCAAATAACCCTCGACGGCGCGGAAATCGATCAGATCGACGCGCTTGCAGAAGGCTTCCAACTCGTCGCGCATCGTCTTCCCGAGCCGCTGCATGACCCATTCGTGCATGGGGATGCCGAACCCGCGCTTCTTGCGGTAGATGAGCTCGTCGGGCACCAAGCCGCGGACCGAAGACTTGAGCAAGGTCTTGAGCTCCCCGCCCGCTGTCTTCAAGCCCGGCGGGATGCCCATCGCGAATTCCACGAACTTGTGATCCAGGAAGGGCACGCGGCCTTCCAGGCTCACCCCCATGCTCATTTTGTCCACGCGCATGAGCAGCAGCTCCGGAAGGCGCATGTTCAGATCGAGGTAGCTCATCCAGTTCAGGTGCGAGGTGTCCCAAGCTTTCGCCAGGAAACGATCGAGGATGGGCTGGAGCGCTTCCCACGAGGTCCGGCCGGCGAACTTGGCGCGCAGGCGCGGCGAAAGCACGCTTTGCTTCCCGGCGTGCGTGAAGGCATCGGCGCCTCCCCAGAAAACCGGCACGCCTTCGGCGCCGCGGCGTAACCATTCCGTATAGTCGGTCCGGCCCTTGCCCGCCAGTCCCAAGGCGGATACGCCCAAGCGTTTCAGGACGCGCGGCACGGGAAGATCGTCGAGGCGCTGCAGTCCCAGCATGCGCTTCCAGTAGGGGTAACCCCAGAAGAGCTCATCCGCCCCTTCGCCCAATTGGCACACGATGACGCCATTGTCGCGCGCCAACTTGCAGACGTAATAGAGGGGCACGCAGACGGGATCGGCGATCGGCTCGTCCTGCAGGTGCACCATGGTGGGCAGGAAGTCGATCAGGTCTTCCACCTTCAGCAACCGTTCGTGGTACTCGGCGCCGACCTTGGCCGCCATTATGCGGGCGAATTCCGTTTCGTTGCCGTACGATTTGTTGTCGCCCTGGTAGCCGATGGTGAAGGTTTTCACTATGCCGCCCTCCCCCTCGGAGAAGAGCGCGGCGTTGGTGCTGGAATCAACCCCGCCCGACAGGAACACGCCCACGGGCACGTCGCTCACCTTGCGCAGCTTGACAGCCTCGCGCAACTCGTCCAGCAGGCGGCGGCGGATTTCCTCCACCGGAACGCCCGTAAGCGGCTTGGCATGGTCCCACACGTCCCAGTAACGCTCCTCGCGGATCGAACCGTCTTCGCGCACGCGCAGCCAGGTCCCCGGAGGCAACTTCCGGATCCCCTCGAAGAAGGTCTCCGGAGCGGGCGCGGTAAGGAAGGAGAGGAAGTGGAAGTAGGAAGCCTCGTTCAGCGCCCGCGGCTGCCCGGGATCCTTCAGCAGGGCCTTGATCTCCGATGCGAAGTTGAGGCGCCCGTGGTGGATGCTGTAGTACAGGGGCTTGATGCCGATGCGATCCCGCACCAGCCACAAATCCCGGGAACGCCCGTCCCATAGGGCGAAGGCGAACATGCCGCGGAAGCGATGCAGGCAATCGATGCCCCATTGCTCGAAGGCATGCAGGATGACTTCGGTGTCGCTGTGGTCGGTTTTCCAGCGATGCCCGCCCAAGGCCATCAATTCCTTGCGGATGTCCGCATGATTGTAGATTTCGCCGTTGAAGGCCACCCAGATCGATCCGTCCTCGTTGCACATGGGCTGATTGGCCACGGTGGAAAGGTCGATGATGGACAGGCGGCGATGGGCCAGGCCCACCTTGCCGTCGGGGGCGATCCAGTTGGCGCCGCCATCGGGCCCGCGATGCATCATGGCGTCCCGCATGGGCGTGAGGTGCCCTTCGGTAACCCGGAAGCTACCTGAGGCGAAGGCGAGGGTGCCGGCGATTCCGCACATCTCAGGCTCCGTTCCTGTGCCGGGCGCGCCAGCCGATCAATGAGGCTTGCGTCAG is a window encoding:
- a CDS encoding alginate lyase family protein → MRLKPGRYWRKLRELGPRQAVRRARDKAEERLTAAWRRTRARLAPAYATVPPAWLSAGLQPLLRGPVPADARPDTEAVLRLAAAAAAHRFDLLGSGPVVVGPPPPGVQVSPPNRAESARLRALISTGYRPIDWHADFKSGHRWPADGWHADLNYGSTPGADIKVPWELSRMQHLAALAWASGEARAGKEGFSASEDYAREFRDQILDFLSACPPGFGAAWGCTMDVGIRIANWLFAWELFRAQGAVFDSLFEDAFARGTYEHARHIVRNLEWGPGLRGNHYLADIAGLCVAACHLPPAIESDAWLGFAVRELIAEARIQFLPDGANFEASTCYHRLSAEMLAYATAAFLALPDGRREAALAAPAAHRRHHPGFFAYRELPGYPWAGSSRQPFPPWYFERLERAAEFTLDITRPDGRVPQIGDNDSGRFLKLYPQPDPAGGSEDFLDHRHLVAAIDGFFGRADFAAYAGRAASETALVGGILGGRRFPSYRGHPLTGSNATALSPRAYPDFGLYVLRRGPAWLCFRCGPIGQLGSGGHAHNDQLSFELAVGGRVFLEDRGSYLYTADWDARNRFRSTAWHSTLAVAGREQDPWENTRPGLFMLINRSRAALLFLEPDRVAGRHAGFGTPHERTLSLGEGRLDGTDVCALPGREVRFHFRPGVSLTLRADGSGVDAESGGVRIAVRADPGPWSLAASETSPAYGEKAPAQVAVLAPAGESPVKWYIEWLP
- a CDS encoding glycosyltransferase family 4 protein, translated to MIVAKGLSPRDAEDAEIVPFETLRSELRSGRILLRLLRHKEAELYTYSSDYLPKPFSTALLLRALARRRAWFSDPKGRRREVTLPLITRFAAGFLRDAAARPGLLRRIRSEVEAMESETQICFPLNASLRPLYLRTDLSDGIVSGGSVGHICGVLNNLDGFFPKPLFLTSDAIPGVRADLEQILIRPDHRYQDFREIPSLAFNYLLMDRLASEPRITAAAFIYQRYSLNNFTGICLKRRLRVPLVLEFNGSEVWVSRHWGKPLAYESLSDRIEKLNLAAADLVVVVSRPLKDTLVAQGVPPDKIMVNPNGVNQDAYAPGVDGSVVRARHGLEGKLVAGFIGTFGDWHGADVLAEAFGRLLTARPDLRDRLRLLLIGDGSRMPAVREALARHGAGDAAVIAGMVPQKEGPAHLAACDILVSPHVPNPDGTPFFGSPTKLFEYMAMGRGIVASDLDQIGEILSHGRTAWMTRPGDPDSLAAGVAALADDAELRVRLGAAAREEVVARYTWAEHTRKIVDRLKELRG
- a CDS encoding class I SAM-dependent methyltransferase, yielding MDSKPVSDLNSEVRKHWENRSCGTWEEIVGDAPEKSLEWFQRVENHRYSVEPCIHAVAQFTRHHGKKILEIGVGAGTDHLQWARAGAICHGVDLTDAAIANARAHLGHYGFESDLRRIDAESLPFPDASFDLVYSWGVIHHSEKPERIIAEIRRVLKPKGMFVGMLYRRRSLVTLRSWIKHALLRGRPWRSFRDVLWNHMESLGTKAYTEAEIVKMFSSFEDFQSLPYLTVYDTEKLPQVLSRFFPDTWGWFIGIRAWKH
- the asnB gene encoding asparagine synthase (glutamine-hydrolyzing), which produces MCGIAGTLAFASGSFRVTEGHLTPMRDAMMHRGPDGGANWIAPDGKVGLAHRRLSIIDLSTVANQPMCNEDGSIWVAFNGEIYNHADIRKELMALGGHRWKTDHSDTEVILHAFEQWGIDCLHRFRGMFAFALWDGRSRDLWLVRDRIGIKPLYYSIHHGRLNFASEIKALLKDPGQPRALNEASYFHFLSFLTAPAPETFFEGIRKLPPGTWLRVREDGSIREERYWDVWDHAKPLTGVPVEEIRRRLLDELREAVKLRKVSDVPVGVFLSGGVDSSTNAALFSEGEGGIVKTFTIGYQGDNKSYGNETEFARIMAAKVGAEYHERLLKVEDLIDFLPTMVHLQDEPIADPVCVPLYYVCKLARDNGVIVCQLGEGADELFWGYPYWKRMLGLQRLDDLPVPRVLKRLGVSALGLAGKGRTDYTEWLRRGAEGVPVFWGGADAFTHAGKQSVLSPRLRAKFAGRTSWEALQPILDRFLAKAWDTSHLNWMSYLDLNMRLPELLLMRVDKMSMGVSLEGRVPFLDHKFVEFAMGIPPGLKTAGGELKTLLKSSVRGLVPDELIYRKKRGFGIPMHEWVMQRLGKTMRDELEAFCKRVDLIDFRAVEGYLARSEGYPLWYLYNFALWHRHFIEGV